A stretch of DNA from Triticum dicoccoides isolate Atlit2015 ecotype Zavitan chromosome 2A, WEW_v2.0, whole genome shotgun sequence:
CTGAAAACTcagccctgccgccgccgctgtaGATCGCCCCCAAGAACAGCACCACACGCAGCCGACCTGGGATTTTACCGAGTGAGCGATTTTCTCACACAACCAGTCAAGCTCGACGTGCTGCCGACGAATGGGTCTACCACCACCAGCGCCACCTACACCGCCGCCAACGCCATCAAAATCGTCACCGTCGACGAAAGAGGGAGGGAAGGGTGGGAGATCACAATCGCAGCTCCGATCTGCTGCGTCGCCGAGGATAACCTACGCTCATGATACCAATTGTCACACCCCAGAGGAGATCGAGGCAGATTTCCACAGAAGGATCACAGATCTCACGAAAGAGAAAGGGAAAAGTAGGGACGAACTAAGGTTTGTATTGATATAAGATGTATGTTTGAGTAATGAAATGGTTCTCCCAATAATTGATCCCTTACAAGTTGAGGAGTGCAAGCTTTATAGCTCAGCTGGCACGCGGTGACGGCAACAGTGTAGTAAACGAAACGCTACAGGGAACGGTTGAAACGGTACAGTGAGACGGCGAGCAATGTGAGCCGTCCGATCAGCAGCGTAGCGTAGATCTTGGTCGTTCGTTAActgaagaagaacgacacttgttaACTGAAGAAGCAAGCCTGACAAGAGCAAAGGAGAGTCTATTTATAGTCTTGTTCGGTGGTGCCGTGGTGGCCTTGACGTCGACGAGGTCTCTCTCGAAGCGCGTAGGGCTAGCGATTTCAGCGGCCACCGACTATACAAACGTAACAAATCAGTCAGATTGCAATCTATAGTCAAGAGCCAAACTTTGACCGTCTATCCACAGCAAAATCATCAAATGCACGCAGAAGCGCACCCCGCCAGCTCCCCCACAAATTAACGTGTCACTATTCTATTGGCCTGATTTTACTGAAAGGAAAAAGTCAAAAAATCCAGATAAATCAAACCAGGCTAGATTTAGTATATTAAGAATGTTTCTTTGGAGCAATGGACTCTTGCAATAAAATGTTTTACGGATGACTCTTGCAATAATTAACAGTTCGTTTTCTTTAAGAATAAAGTAAAATGCATGCTTGGCTGTAGCAAGCGCCCGCACAAATGCACGATATGTTTCATGGTGAATCTAAAAGTATCTATGAACCTGGTCaatgtttacaaagtttgactcgaTTTTGGATCCATGGACCCGTTGTCTAATAATCTGATATAGTGTTACCCTGAATCGAGTGAAACATCTTTATTGTGCTACATACTTTTATGTGCGCATATGACGTGACGTCACGCCTTGGGCGTGGCATCGACATCAGAGACCAAAGGGTAAGTAAGCCGGGGTGTGGGCACTGCAGATAGCCTGGTGGAGCGTGGCGCGGTGAGACCGAAGATGTCAGTCATGTCGAGCTCCGATGGCTTCATGCCGTCGGGCAGCGCCCAGCTGAACCCGTGGGCGAGCTGCGCGACAGCAAATTCCAGTGAGTAGATGCCAAGCGCCATCCCAGGGCACGAGCGGCGACCGGACCCGAATGGCAGGAACTCAAAGCAGTTGCCCTTGAAGTCAACCCTTGCGGCCTCCCCTTCCCCCGCCATAAACCTCGACGGTCGGAACATGTTGGCGTCCTTCCACACCTTGGCGTCGCGGCCAATGGCGAATACGTTAATCATGACACTGGATCCCCGGGGCACTGAATAGCCACCGACGACACAGTCCTCGACGTTCTCGTGGTGGAGAATCGGGATGGGCGGGTGTAGCCGGAGTGTCTCCTTGATTACACACTTGAGGAAGGGGAGCTTGTCGAGGTCTGACTCGTCCACGTTCCGGTCGAGACCCACCACGTCGGCGAGCTCCTGCTGCAGCCGACAAATGTCGTCGGGGCTGTGCATCATCTCCGTCATTGCCCACTCGATCCCCGATGCCACCGTCTCCGTCCCACCAAACATCACGTCCTGCCGAGCATACACATATAAAACACGCAACCACGTTATATTAGATTTTTATTACGCGTGTGTGCCCGCACACACACAAGCAAAAGCAGATCGTTCTCATATGACATACTCACGGTGTACACAATGAGATCACACATGATGTCATACTCACAGTGTAGGAAGATTGGACTTGAAATTGGTGTTAAAAAGGATTTTTTTTAGATATTTTATAAATTACTTGTGTGATTTTGAAAAGTGTTTTGTATCCTATAAATGGGTTCGCATACTTCTTTCAAATATTCACACAATTTTAAAAATATTGAAGCATTTAAACACCGTACCTGTAATTTTAAAAACAATTTGATGTTTTAAAATATTCACGCAGTTTCAAAAAGTTCCATGTAAATTTAAAATGTGTTCAAATATTTATAAAATAAAATGTGCTCAGTTTATTATTTTTAATGTTAATGATTTTTTGGAAAAGTATTAAAGTATTTTTATAAAATGTTGTGTGTTTATAGAAACATTGTTATCTTTTTGTAAAATGAAACATGGAAAACAAAAGTAATAAAAATATCAAGGAAAATTTCAGAAAAAAGACAAAAACACAAAACCGGAATAATAAACGGATAAGCTggatttttttttctgaaaatacTCATAGCTATATActatctctctcagtttacagggcgtgcgcgtgcccctaggtcgtcaatttgatcaACCTAATACAAGTCTTATATTACAAAAGATATATCAATGCAAACTTCagatgttttattttcaaaccgtataatttttgtgttatatagtttatattaagtTGATAAAATTGACAATCTagatatacgcgtaggacttgtaaactgaatcgGAGGTAGTATATCCTATATGTGCATCTTCGACAAGAACGAATGGGGACCACTAGAGCCTGACTAGCAATATTTTACGAGTATAATTAAAGAGTTGAAGGCGATGCTCACTCACCAGGATTTTACGAGTAATTAAAGAGTTGACTTAGACCAAAATATTTATAATAATATGAAAACTAAGAATGGAATTTTCGGTGCCCTTACCATGATCATGGCCTTGATATTTTCACGAGTGAGGCGGAGCGAGTTCTGCAGGTCGTCGCCAGCGGTCTTCTTCGGCTTCGCCTCAGGGAGGAACGCGAGCATGTCGTCCACCATGTCGGCGTCCACGTCGTCGGGGTTCTTGCCTCTCCTCATGTGCTCGTCGATGATCCTGTCGATGAACTCGTCCAGGGCGGTgcgcgcggcgcgggcgcgcacgtTGAGGCCCTGGTCCGCCCAGCCGAGCCACGGGATGAAGTCGCCGATGCTGGACCCGCCGAAGAGCTGGGAGAACTCCTGCATGATGGCGATGAACTCGTCCCGCTTCCCGGCGTCGCCGGCGGCGTCGGCGCCGAACGCGGCGCGGAAGGTGACGTTCTTGGTGAGGTTGAAGATGAGCTCGCCGAGGTTCACGCACTCGCCGCTCCGCCGTGCCACGGCCCGGACCAGCGCCGCGGACTCGTCGCGCACGGCGAGCCAGGTCCCCGCGCGGCGCCGGCTGAAGAGCTTCATCACGCACAGCTTGCGCATCTGGCGCCAGAAGGGCCCGTAGTGCGCGAACGCCATGTCGGCGCGGTCGTAGGTGAGGTAGATGGCGGCGACCGTGGCTGGCCGGTTCGAGAAGGCGACGTCCTGCGCCTGCAGCACCTCCCGGGCATATTCCGGCGTCGACAGGACGACGGCGTGGACCTGGCCGAGGCGGAGGTGGAGAATGCCGCCGTACCGCTTTGCCAGAGCCGCGAGGCCCCGGTGGGTCAGCTGGTCCATTATGAACATGTTGCCGACGATCGGCAGCGGGTACGGCCCCGGAGGCAGCGGCGGCGCCTT
This window harbors:
- the LOC119356682 gene encoding cytochrome P450 84A1-like gives rise to the protein MVGLAKIAMGWLKEPLSWFFIASVVFVVLQRQRRRGKAKAPPLPPGPYPLPIVGNMFIMDQLTHRGLAALAKRYGGILHLRLGQVHAVVLSTPEYAREVLQAQDVAFSNRPATVAAIYLTYDRADMAFAHYGPFWRQMRKLCVMKLFSRRRAGTWLAVRDESAALVRAVARRSGECVNLGELIFNLTKNVTFRAAFGADAAGDAGKRDEFIAIMQEFSQLFGGSSIGDFIPWLGWADQGLNVRARAARTALDEFIDRIIDEHMRRGKNPDDVDADMVDDMLAFLPEAKPKKTAGDDLQNSLRLTRENIKAMIMDVMFGGTETVASGIEWAMTEMMHSPDDICRLQQELADVVGLDRNVDESDLDKLPFLKCVIKETLRLHPPIPILHHENVEDCVVGGYSVPRGSSVMINVFAIGRDAKVWKDANMFRPSRFMAGEGEAARVDFKGNCFEFLPFGSGRRSCPGMALGIYSLEFAVAQLAHGFSWALPDGMKPSELDMTDIFGLTAPRSTRLSAVPTPRLTYPLVSDVDATPKA